A single region of the Arthrobacter sp. V1I7 genome encodes:
- a CDS encoding IS1380 family transposase, which translates to MQKSTCVFPSVPVTFTGQSLVSHAGVKVLTGFMDALGFGALCEDRLGQFVPAGATHRPGRLVGSLAAMLAAGGEHVSDLDILRVSPGVFGQLPSNATVSRFFERTVTNPELFGYGIETLTRQLRSTAWEAAGNRNPALSATAADPLILDLDATLVASHSEKENVAGTYKGGYGFAPFIASCDYGAGNGTGEILACLLRPGNAGANSADDHIRVFETAVSGLPEGFFDETGALAGENVLVRTDSAGASRKFLWYLHSRNAQFSVSYPVPAAKAHMVDWINDKKNWQPALDQAGNDRTDAWVINATDIIPLTDYPPGTNLFLRAEPLHPGAQPTLLDIDGHRITAFLTNSPRWHGPFLDARHRARARCENRIKTLKNTGLGKLPFFDFAANQAWAWIAALASNLVSWLQLTALPAGDHAKGWDIKRWRYRLFATAGKIITRARKSYLLLPGTAPEHQLIHRLLEATASIAASLKNPTAIMQT; encoded by the coding sequence ATGCAAAAGTCTACCTGTGTTTTTCCGTCCGTTCCGGTCACTTTCACCGGCCAGTCGCTGGTCTCCCACGCCGGGGTGAAGGTCCTGACCGGTTTCATGGATGCCCTGGGTTTCGGGGCACTGTGCGAGGACCGGTTGGGCCAGTTCGTTCCCGCAGGCGCGACGCACCGGCCCGGCCGGCTGGTCGGTTCTCTGGCGGCGATGCTGGCCGCCGGAGGTGAACACGTGTCCGATCTGGACATCCTGCGGGTCTCACCGGGGGTCTTCGGCCAGCTGCCCTCGAACGCGACGGTGTCCCGGTTTTTCGAACGGACCGTGACGAACCCCGAGCTGTTCGGCTATGGCATCGAAACCCTCACCCGGCAACTGCGCTCCACGGCCTGGGAAGCGGCCGGGAACCGGAACCCGGCGTTGTCGGCGACAGCGGCGGATCCGCTCATCCTGGACCTGGACGCCACCCTCGTGGCCTCACACTCGGAGAAGGAAAACGTCGCCGGCACCTACAAGGGCGGCTACGGCTTCGCCCCCTTCATCGCGTCCTGTGACTACGGTGCCGGTAACGGCACCGGGGAAATCCTCGCCTGCCTGCTGCGGCCCGGCAACGCCGGCGCGAACAGCGCCGATGACCACATCCGCGTCTTCGAGACCGCCGTGTCCGGCCTGCCCGAAGGATTCTTCGACGAGACCGGGGCGCTGGCCGGAGAGAACGTCCTGGTCCGCACCGACAGCGCCGGAGCCTCAAGGAAGTTCCTCTGGTACCTGCACAGCCGGAACGCCCAGTTCTCCGTCTCCTACCCCGTCCCCGCGGCCAAAGCCCACATGGTCGATTGGATCAACGACAAGAAGAACTGGCAGCCGGCCCTGGACCAGGCCGGCAACGACCGGACCGATGCCTGGGTCATCAACGCCACCGACATCATCCCGCTCACCGACTACCCGCCGGGAACGAACCTGTTCCTGCGCGCCGAGCCCCTGCACCCCGGCGCGCAACCGACGCTGCTGGACATCGACGGGCACCGGATCACCGCGTTCCTGACCAACTCACCGCGCTGGCACGGCCCGTTCCTTGACGCCAGACACCGCGCCCGGGCCCGGTGCGAAAACCGGATCAAGACCCTGAAAAACACCGGTCTGGGCAAGCTGCCGTTCTTCGACTTCGCCGCGAACCAGGCCTGGGCGTGGATCGCAGCCCTGGCCTCCAACCTCGTCTCCTGGCTCCAGCTCACCGCGCTCCCCGCCGGCGACCACGCCAAGGGATGGGACATCAAACGCTGGCGCTACCGGCTCTTCGCCACTGCAGGCAAGATCATCACCCGCGCCAGAAAGAGCTATCTCCTCCTGCCCGGAACGGCACCCGAACACCAACTGATCCACAGATTACTCGAAGCCACCGCAAGCATCGCGGCGAGCCTCAAGAACCCCACCGCCATCATGCAGACCTGA
- a CDS encoding nitrilase-related carbon-nitrogen hydrolase yields MSTGTVRIAAIQATPVILDAEASVSKALHLLGEAAGDGVKLAVFPELFIPLYPSGVWAREAARFDGFDEMWTRLWANSVDVPGPQIDRFVTACADHGIYCVLGVNERESARPGSLYNTMLLVGPEGCSGNIAN; encoded by the coding sequence ATGTCCACAGGAACTGTGCGCATCGCTGCGATTCAGGCCACGCCGGTAATCCTCGATGCGGAGGCATCGGTGTCGAAGGCCCTCCATCTCCTGGGCGAGGCAGCAGGCGATGGCGTGAAACTCGCGGTTTTCCCTGAACTGTTCATCCCCCTCTACCCGTCAGGGGTATGGGCCCGCGAAGCGGCCCGGTTCGACGGATTTGATGAGATGTGGACCCGACTCTGGGCCAACTCTGTCGACGTCCCCGGGCCCCAAATCGACCGCTTCGTCACGGCATGTGCGGACCACGGCATTTACTGCGTGCTTGGAGTGAACGAGCGGGAATCCGCTAGGCCCGGAAGCCTCTACAACACCATGCTTTTGGTTGGTCCTGAGGGTTGCTCTGGAAACATCGCAAATTGA
- a CDS encoding Ltp family lipoprotein, with product MAQAGTHTVKIRAIAKSANGKNRAYGPWVTRTVSVEAAAKTRTISQRNALETAARYLEYSAFSRSGLIRQLEYEKYSTADATWAVDRVTVNWKEQAAKAAKNYLEYSAFSRVGLIRQLEFEKYSTADATWAVDRVTVNWNEQAAKTAKNYLEYSAFSRGGLFDQLIFEGYTPQQAKYGVGRTGL from the coding sequence GTGGCGCAGGCCGGCACGCACACGGTGAAGATCCGGGCCATCGCAAAGTCCGCGAACGGCAAGAACCGTGCCTACGGACCTTGGGTCACCAGAACGGTCAGTGTTGAGGCCGCCGCCAAAACTAGGACGATCAGCCAGCGGAACGCTCTGGAAACAGCTGCTCGTTACCTCGAATACTCCGCCTTCTCTCGCTCCGGTCTGATCAGGCAGCTGGAGTACGAGAAGTATTCGACCGCCGATGCGACTTGGGCCGTGGACCGCGTGACAGTCAACTGGAAGGAGCAGGCCGCCAAAGCAGCCAAAAATTACCTCGAATACTCCGCCTTCTCTCGCGTCGGTCTGATCAGGCAACTGGAATTCGAGAAGTATTCGACCGCCGATGCGACTTGGGCCGTGGACCGCGTGACAGTCAACTGGAACGAGCAGGCCGCCAAAACAGCCAAAAATTACCTCGAATACTCCGCCTTCTCCCGCGGCGGGCTGTTTGATCAGCTGATCTTTGAGGGCTACACCCCGCAGCAGGCCAAGTACGGAGTGGGCCGGACGGGTCTGTAG
- a CDS encoding DUF6884 domain-containing protein, which yields MNNESYTIGLAGCASLKRPAPARELYVSQLFKKASAYAELTCDRWYVLSAKHGLVHPDEVIEPYDIRLGTNHRTSPPIHQWGARVKDQLDAELAGLENVTLIALAGEQYRVAVHNSPWPVDIPMKVLGIGQQLGWLTKHGPVNSATDRPKRSIMEPPPQPRPQTLPLEVPRFPAGSAIGAGASALGEVESAAQVLGLPKNGW from the coding sequence ATGAACAACGAAAGCTACACAATCGGTTTGGCCGGTTGCGCGTCGCTGAAGCGGCCGGCGCCGGCCCGCGAGCTCTACGTCTCCCAGCTGTTCAAGAAGGCATCCGCCTACGCGGAGCTGACTTGCGACCGCTGGTACGTCCTCTCCGCCAAGCACGGACTCGTCCACCCCGACGAGGTCATCGAGCCGTACGACATCCGCCTCGGCACCAACCACCGCACGTCCCCGCCGATCCACCAGTGGGGTGCCAGGGTCAAAGACCAGCTCGACGCCGAGCTCGCCGGCCTGGAGAACGTCACGCTCATCGCCCTGGCGGGGGAGCAGTACCGCGTCGCGGTGCACAACAGCCCGTGGCCGGTCGACATCCCCATGAAAGTCCTCGGCATCGGCCAGCAACTGGGCTGGTTGACTAAACACGGTCCTGTGAACTCAGCGACAGATAGGCCAAAACGGAGCATCATGGAGCCGCCTCCGCAACCGCGACCGCAAACCCTTCCGTTGGAGGTTCCCCGCTTCCCAGCCGGTTCAGCCATCGGGGCCGGCGCTAGCGCCCTAGGGGAGGTCGAGTCCGCTGCACAGGTGCTGGGCCTTCCGAAGAATGGCTGGTAG
- a CDS encoding helicase associated domain-containing protein has product MEVLRARVTARGLECMHELVTMFQETGRYPSRNAESTSERTLAVWVQRRREDARTGRLAPVLREGLAVLPGWEGKPRVEADEERWRQRLETLKAYRAGGNDWPRHKAVITGEEHELGIWLHSQRMKQRRGQLDAAKTAALDEAVPGWRNGRKRGRPAAANATLQS; this is encoded by the coding sequence TTGGAAGTTCTTCGTGCCCGGGTGACGGCACGCGGTCTGGAATGCATGCACGAGCTGGTCACGATGTTCCAGGAGACAGGTCGCTATCCGTCCAGGAACGCGGAGAGCACCTCGGAGCGGACCTTGGCCGTGTGGGTGCAGCGCCGCCGTGAAGATGCCCGGACCGGCAGGCTGGCGCCGGTATTGCGCGAAGGCCTGGCCGTCCTGCCAGGCTGGGAAGGGAAACCCCGCGTCGAGGCGGACGAGGAACGGTGGCGGCAGCGGCTGGAAACACTGAAGGCGTACCGGGCCGGCGGCAACGATTGGCCGCGGCACAAGGCCGTCATCACCGGTGAGGAGCACGAGCTCGGGATCTGGTTGCACAGCCAGCGCATGAAGCAGCGCCGGGGCCAGCTCGATGCCGCAAAAACCGCGGCCCTGGACGAGGCCGTGCCGGGGTGGCGCAACGGCAGGAAGCGCGGCCGTCCGGCCGCGGCTAATGCAACACTGCAGTCTTGA
- a CDS encoding low temperature requirement protein A: MTTFELFFDLVFVFAFTQVTSFMAHEHSFFGVLQGMIILTLLWWSWVCFAWLSNQTHVDEGLMRFGLSAVMVAMFIASLAIPEAFHDLEGGLSGPLVLALSYVVVRVLHVTLYAYAAGDDQPLRRQVAKTAGGMVLGSALIVAGAVVGGASQTWFWLAGITVDAGITYFTSTRGNWRIHSAAHWTERYGLVVILALGESIVAIGVGASQEPVSIPILFGAVFGIALSICLWWLHFDVTAIAAEHRFAALRGRERASAAVDAYTYLHLPLVAGIVLSALGVEDVLAHVYETEDFGALGAFALFGGAALYLLGSATFWRRVGGDWKKWRLAGATFLFALIPIAARIPPLAALALVCVAAAALVAVESLLYQDKRRAIRARGSEDPREGHT; the protein is encoded by the coding sequence GTGACCACCTTCGAGCTCTTCTTCGACTTGGTCTTCGTCTTCGCCTTCACGCAGGTTACGAGCTTCATGGCGCACGAGCACTCCTTCTTCGGCGTCCTGCAGGGCATGATCATCCTCACTCTGCTCTGGTGGTCCTGGGTGTGCTTCGCTTGGCTCTCTAACCAGACGCACGTCGACGAGGGCCTCATGCGGTTCGGGCTGTCCGCCGTCATGGTCGCCATGTTCATCGCCTCACTCGCCATACCCGAGGCTTTCCACGACCTAGAGGGAGGGCTCAGCGGCCCTCTCGTGCTGGCCCTGTCCTACGTCGTCGTCCGCGTGCTGCATGTGACGCTCTACGCCTACGCGGCGGGGGATGATCAGCCCCTGCGCCGCCAGGTCGCGAAAACTGCGGGCGGAATGGTGCTCGGCTCGGCACTTATCGTGGCAGGCGCCGTGGTGGGAGGGGCATCGCAGACCTGGTTCTGGTTGGCTGGAATCACCGTGGACGCCGGCATCACCTATTTCACGTCCACGCGCGGCAACTGGCGTATCCATTCCGCGGCTCATTGGACCGAGCGGTACGGCCTCGTCGTCATCCTGGCGCTTGGCGAATCGATCGTCGCGATCGGTGTCGGCGCCTCGCAGGAACCGGTCAGCATCCCGATCCTCTTCGGCGCCGTGTTCGGCATAGCCCTGTCCATCTGCCTATGGTGGCTGCACTTCGACGTCACCGCCATCGCGGCCGAGCACCGCTTCGCCGCCTTGCGAGGGAGGGAACGCGCCTCGGCAGCCGTAGACGCCTACACCTACTTGCACCTCCCCCTCGTCGCCGGGATAGTCCTCTCTGCACTTGGGGTGGAGGATGTCCTGGCACACGTCTACGAGACGGAGGACTTTGGCGCCCTGGGAGCCTTCGCGCTCTTTGGTGGTGCGGCCCTCTACCTGCTGGGGAGCGCCACGTTCTGGCGGCGCGTGGGTGGCGACTGGAAGAAGTGGCGGCTCGCCGGTGCCACCTTCCTCTTTGCCCTCATTCCTATAGCAGCGCGGATACCCCCGCTGGCAGCTCTGGCACTGGTTTGTGTCGCAGCGGCCGCCCTCGTCGCGGTCGAAAGCCTCCTCTACCAAGACAAGCGAAGGGCTATTCGAGCGCGCGGCTCTGAAGATCCTCGCGAAGGACACACCTAA
- a CDS encoding NAD(P)/FAD-dependent oxidoreductase: protein MAGQRVCVVGGGNSAGQAALHVAKYAKHVTLLVRGPTLAATMSDYLIAQLEATRNVTIRRGTAIVGGRAVDGRLAAIVVTATRDSDGAPTEEIDATGLFVLIGSVPRTSWLPDVVQRDRAGFLRTGGPSEVGDTGSDEPTRSGLPLETSVPGVFAIGDVRSGSVKRVATAVGDGATVISLLHGYLAETPLPTPTPAAGAAVPEEPVGDKPRPRPNR, encoded by the coding sequence ATGGCCGGGCAGCGCGTCTGCGTCGTCGGTGGCGGCAACTCGGCCGGACAGGCAGCGCTGCACGTCGCGAAGTACGCGAAGCACGTGACGCTGCTGGTGCGCGGACCCACGCTGGCCGCCACCATGTCGGACTACCTCATCGCCCAGCTTGAGGCCACCCGGAACGTGACGATCCGCCGCGGAACCGCGATCGTGGGTGGCCGCGCCGTGGACGGGCGCCTCGCCGCCATCGTCGTCACGGCCACCAGGGACTCTGACGGTGCGCCCACCGAGGAGATCGATGCGACCGGCCTGTTCGTGCTGATCGGTTCGGTGCCGCGGACGTCGTGGCTGCCCGACGTGGTGCAGCGCGACCGCGCTGGATTCCTGCGCACGGGCGGGCCCTCTGAGGTCGGGGACACCGGGTCCGACGAACCGACCAGATCGGGGTTGCCGCTGGAAACCAGCGTGCCGGGCGTCTTCGCGATCGGCGACGTCCGTTCCGGTTCGGTCAAGAGAGTGGCGACCGCGGTCGGGGACGGCGCCACCGTGATCTCGCTGCTGCACGGCTACCTGGCCGAGACCCCTCTGCCCACGCCAACACCTGCCGCCGGGGCGGCCGTCCCCGAGGAGCCGGTTGGCGATAAGCCTCGACCGAGGCCGAATCGTTGA
- a CDS encoding phage major capsid protein, translating to METSMDLQGPFLLSQTPGLNAARTVWDTPVTLAPGVPAGTAVVGDLKTVVVPFRSGMQITWSEETVNTGTQASSVWNDSFRKNQLVFRAEVGMGAANGHDRLIPPQVREYFRRSQQDPRR from the coding sequence GTGGAGACTTCCATGGATTTGCAGGGGCCGTTCCTGCTGTCCCAGACACCGGGCCTGAACGCCGCCCGGACGGTTTGGGATACGCCAGTGACACTTGCGCCAGGGGTACCAGCCGGGACGGCCGTTGTGGGTGATCTGAAGACGGTTGTGGTCCCGTTCCGCTCGGGCATGCAGATCACCTGGAGCGAGGAGACAGTAAACACCGGTACCCAGGCATCATCGGTCTGGAACGACAGCTTCCGCAAGAACCAGCTCGTCTTCCGCGCCGAGGTCGGCATGGGCGCCGCCAATGGTCATGATCGCCTAATCCCGCCGCAGGTGCGCGAGTATTTCCGGCGTAGTCAGCAGGACCCGCGGAGATGA
- a CDS encoding LLM class flavin-dependent oxidoreductase gives MKKIGFLSFGHWTDHPQSGTRSASDALLQAIDLAVAAEELGADGAYFRVHHFAQQYASPFPLLTAIGARTSRIEIGTGVIDMRYENPLYMAEDAGAADLISGGRLQLGISRGSPEQVIDGWRHFGFSPAEGESDADMARRHTERLLEVLTGEGFAQPNPRPMFPNPPGLLRVEPHSEGLRERIWWGSGSNATAVWAAQLGMNLQSSTLKDDESGKPFHVQQAEQIELYRQAWKEAGHEREPRVSVSRSIFALTEERDWKYFGRDRFSSDQVGNIDEKTRAVFGRSYAGTPDELVAKLAEDEAIAAADTVLLTVPNQLGVEYNAHVIDSILKHVAPQLGWR, from the coding sequence GTGAAGAAGATCGGATTCCTGTCCTTCGGCCACTGGACCGACCACCCGCAGTCCGGCACGCGCAGCGCGTCGGACGCGCTCCTGCAGGCGATCGACCTCGCGGTCGCGGCCGAGGAGCTCGGCGCGGACGGCGCTTACTTCCGTGTTCACCACTTCGCGCAGCAATACGCCTCCCCGTTCCCGCTGCTCACCGCAATCGGGGCACGGACAAGCCGAATCGAGATCGGCACGGGCGTCATCGACATGCGCTACGAGAACCCGCTTTACATGGCCGAGGACGCGGGTGCGGCCGACCTCATTTCGGGCGGCCGCCTGCAGCTGGGCATCAGCCGGGGCTCACCAGAGCAGGTCATCGACGGCTGGCGCCACTTCGGCTTCTCCCCTGCCGAGGGCGAGTCCGACGCCGACATGGCCCGCCGGCACACCGAGCGCCTGCTCGAGGTACTTACGGGCGAGGGCTTCGCGCAGCCGAACCCTCGCCCGATGTTCCCTAACCCTCCGGGCCTGCTGCGCGTAGAGCCGCACTCGGAGGGCCTGCGAGAGCGCATCTGGTGGGGCTCTGGCTCGAACGCCACGGCGGTATGGGCCGCGCAGCTCGGCATGAACCTGCAGAGCTCGACGCTCAAGGACGACGAGAGCGGCAAGCCCTTCCACGTCCAGCAGGCCGAGCAGATCGAGCTCTACCGGCAGGCTTGGAAGGAGGCCGGGCACGAGCGGGAGCCGCGCGTCTCGGTGAGCCGTAGCATCTTCGCGTTGACGGAGGAGCGCGACTGGAAGTACTTCGGCCGTGACCGCTTCAGCTCCGACCAGGTGGGCAACATCGACGAGAAAACCCGGGCGGTTTTCGGCCGGTCCTACGCGGGCACCCCGGACGAGCTGGTCGCGAAACTGGCCGAGGACGAGGCGATCGCGGCGGCCGACACCGTGCTGCTTACGGTCCCGAACCAGCTCGGCGTCGAGTACAACGCCCACGTCATCGACTCGATCCTGAAGCACGTGGCGCCGCAGCTCGGGTGGCGCTGA
- a CDS encoding DUF4193 family protein: MAADYDEVRPDVKESQENSLEALQSENAPDARSVVLELDEADALDGAGIPGGEFIAEELTVQVIPLATPVLSGGTMTTPSTP; the protein is encoded by the coding sequence GTGGCCGCCGATTACGATGAAGTCCGCCCCGATGTGAAGGAATCCCAGGAGAACTCCCTGGAAGCTCTGCAGTCCGAGAACGCACCCGATGCCCGCAGCGTCGTGCTGGAACTGGACGAGGCCGACGCCCTGGACGGGGCCGGTATTCCGGGCGGGGAATTCATCGCCGAGGAACTCACCGTCCAGGTCATCCCGCTGGCTACTCCGGTCCTCAGTGGGGGGACGATGACTACGCCCAGCACGCCGTAA
- a CDS encoding UBP-type zinc finger domain-containing protein, translating into MTWAEPEQLKWRGRMDDRPIPGISLSATPSGTGCLECLSGDQPGWWVHLRRCAQCGHIGCCDSSPSQHASAHARSVSHPVITSFEPGEDWFYETTTKRFFRGPRLPDPQSRPPEQPVPAPAEKVPADWQEHIHR; encoded by the coding sequence ATGACCTGGGCAGAACCGGAGCAATTGAAATGGAGGGGCCGCATGGACGATCGCCCCATTCCGGGAATCAGCCTCTCCGCCACACCGAGTGGAACCGGTTGTCTGGAGTGCCTCAGCGGTGACCAGCCAGGATGGTGGGTACATCTTCGCCGCTGCGCCCAATGCGGACACATCGGATGCTGCGATTCATCACCCTCACAGCATGCCAGCGCCCACGCACGCAGCGTCAGCCACCCCGTCATTACATCGTTTGAACCGGGGGAGGACTGGTTTTACGAGACGACGACGAAACGCTTCTTCCGCGGGCCGCGGCTTCCGGATCCTCAGTCCAGACCACCGGAACAGCCGGTACCTGCACCGGCCGAGAAAGTACCGGCAGACTGGCAGGAGCATATACACCGATAA
- a CDS encoding IS481 family transposase encodes MSHPNAFLARRGRIELAKCIVEDGWPLRRAAERFQVSVPTAARWASRYRELGEDGMEDLSSRPSRSPRRTPARRERRIIALRVNRRWGPARIGYLLGIHPSTVHKVLSRYRLARLSWLDRATGRVIRRYEHQNPGDMVHVDIKKLGRIPDGGGHRVTGRAAGNRNKTGTNANRRPGYAYLHNAVDDHSRFAYTEILSDEKKETAAGFWERANAAFNAAGITVSRVLTDNGSCYRSRVFAQALGADIKHKRTRPYRPQTNGKVERFNRTMLDEWAYAKPYASEAERVAAFPAWLHHYNHNRGHTSLKGQPPASRVTNLRG; translated from the coding sequence ATGTCCCACCCTAATGCTTTTCTCGCCCGCAGGGGACGGATCGAGCTGGCAAAGTGCATTGTCGAGGACGGCTGGCCGTTACGTCGGGCTGCAGAACGTTTTCAGGTCTCCGTCCCGACCGCGGCGCGCTGGGCCAGCCGCTACCGGGAGCTGGGCGAAGACGGCATGGAGGACCTCTCCAGCCGGCCGTCCCGGTCCCCGCGCCGCACTCCTGCCCGGCGGGAACGACGAATCATCGCGCTGCGGGTCAACCGCCGCTGGGGGCCGGCGAGGATCGGTTACCTGCTCGGTATCCACCCGTCCACCGTGCACAAGGTCCTCTCCCGGTACCGGCTTGCCAGGCTGTCGTGGCTGGACCGGGCCACGGGCAGGGTGATCCGCCGCTACGAGCACCAGAACCCCGGGGACATGGTCCACGTGGACATCAAGAAACTCGGCCGGATTCCTGACGGCGGCGGACACCGCGTGACCGGCCGGGCCGCGGGGAACCGGAACAAGACCGGCACAAACGCCAACCGCAGGCCCGGCTACGCTTACCTGCATAACGCAGTCGATGACCACTCCCGCTTTGCCTACACCGAGATCCTCTCTGACGAGAAGAAAGAAACCGCCGCCGGCTTCTGGGAACGGGCAAACGCTGCCTTCAACGCCGCCGGGATCACGGTGAGCCGGGTCTTGACAGATAACGGCTCCTGCTACCGCTCCCGCGTCTTCGCCCAGGCTCTCGGTGCGGACATCAAGCACAAACGCACGCGCCCCTATCGCCCCCAGACCAACGGAAAGGTTGAGCGGTTCAACCGCACCATGCTCGACGAATGGGCCTACGCGAAGCCCTACGCATCAGAGGCCGAGCGTGTTGCCGCTTTCCCCGCCTGGTTGCACCACTACAATCACAACCGAGGCCACACCTCACTCAAGGGTCAACCACCCGCCAGCCGTGTCACCAACCTCCGTGGGTAA
- a CDS encoding nitrilase-related carbon-nitrogen hydrolase, translating to MPTLHERLFYGVGYGQDLNVIETPIGRVGGLICWENRMPLARYAMYRQGVQIWAAPTADDSDGWISTMSHVAIESGAFVVSVPQYIPRSAFPDDFPVHLPDGDQALGRGGAAIFEPEQGRAVAGPLYDQEGLVVADVDLDHALAAKRIFDVVGHYSREDVLYPPAPTSHSSEGPAPVQRTRPPLGR from the coding sequence ATGCCCACGCTGCACGAACGCCTCTTCTACGGCGTCGGTTACGGGCAGGACCTGAATGTCATCGAGACTCCGATAGGGAGGGTTGGCGGCCTCATTTGCTGGGAGAACCGCATGCCTCTCGCTCGGTACGCGATGTATCGTCAAGGCGTGCAGATCTGGGCGGCCCCAACGGCCGATGACTCTGACGGCTGGATTTCCACGATGAGTCACGTAGCGATCGAATCCGGCGCGTTCGTGGTCTCGGTCCCTCAGTACATCCCTCGCTCTGCGTTTCCTGATGACTTCCCGGTGCACTTGCCAGACGGTGATCAGGCGCTCGGACGAGGTGGAGCGGCAATCTTCGAGCCGGAACAGGGGCGTGCCGTAGCAGGTCCTCTTTATGATCAGGAAGGGCTCGTTGTCGCAGACGTCGATCTAGATCACGCTCTTGCCGCGAAGCGAATTTTCGACGTCGTGGGGCACTACAGCCGCGAAGACGTCCTCTACCCACCGGCCCCTACCAGCCATTCTTCGGAAGGCCCAGCACCTGTGCAGCGGACTCGACCTCCCCTAGGGCGCTAG
- a CDS encoding HIRAN domain-containing protein — protein MVGMGYCADEDRPQRFRIGQSVGMLREPENEYDTNAVAITVGRPATKIGYVNKQRAKWVAQLLDSGHKLEGLVIQTKSSPRVLLTTPEILAHLRRD, from the coding sequence GTGGTTGGCATGGGCTACTGCGCGGACGAGGATCGGCCACAAAGATTCCGGATCGGTCAGAGTGTAGGAATGCTTCGCGAACCCGAAAACGAGTATGACACCAACGCCGTCGCCATAACCGTGGGGCGGCCAGCGACCAAGATCGGATACGTGAACAAGCAGCGCGCCAAGTGGGTCGCTCAGCTGCTGGATAGCGGCCATAAGTTGGAAGGGCTTGTCATCCAGACGAAATCATCTCCGCGGGTCCTGCTGACTACGCCGGAAATACTCGCGCACCTGCGGCGGGATTAG